Within Saccharomonospora cyanea NA-134, the genomic segment CGATGGCGGCCACGCTCGCCTTCGCGAGCCTTCCGGAGGCCCGTTCGAGTGCGCGAAGAGTCACCTCGGACAGCTCGTGCCGAGGCAGGGAGGGATCCGGGGCCGACGACGGTTCAATGGACATGCTGGTGCCGAATCCTACGCGGAGTGTCCCGGAGGGTGGGATCGCACGGTCCGGCGGCGTCGGGGCACAGACGAGACCGCCCGGCGCGCCGTGATCGGTCGCGCCGGGCGGTCCCACTTCCCCGGTCCCCACCGGTGTCTCCACTATGGACTTCGAGATCACCACCCGCCACCGGACTCACCCGTTCGTGAGCACCGATGACGGAGGCACGTCATCCACATCGGACACCGGTCCGGGTCACGCCACGCCGGAGTCCGACGTCTGCGGGCCCGCGGCCATGACATCGTGGATCTGGTACTTCCGCGCAGCCTCCACGACCTGCTCCTGCGACACCTCTCCGCGGCGGGCGAGCATCGTGAGCACACCGACCGTGATCGACTCCGCGTCGACGAGGAAATGGCGGCGCGCCGCGGGCCGGGTGTCGGAGAACCCGAACCCGTCCGTGCCCAGCGTCAGCATGTCGGCGGGCACCCACGGCCGGATCAGGTCCGGTACCGCGCGCATCCAGTCCGACACGGCCACGACCGGGCCCTCGGCGCCCGACAGCTTCTGCGTCACGTACGGCACCCGCGGGGTGTCGGCCGGGTGGAGGAAGTTGTCGCGGTCGACCTCCACGGCCTCCCGGCGCAGCTCCGTCCACGAGGTGGCCGACCACACGTCGGCGCCCACGTTCCACTCCTCGGCCAGCATCCGCTGCGCACGCAGCGCCTCGGGCATCGCGACGCCCGACACCAGGATCTGCGCCTTCGGGCCGGTGCCCTCCGGGGCCGACTTGTAGTGGTAGAGGCCCTTGAGCAGACCGTCCACGTCGACGTTCTCCGGCTCCGCGGGCTGCTGGTACGGCTCGTTGTACACGGTGATGTAGTAGAAGACGTTCTCACCGTTGCCGTCCGGCCCCGTCTCGCCGTACATGCGACGCAGCCCGTCGCGGACGATGTGGGCGATCTCGAACGACCACGCCGGGTCGTAGGCCACCACGGCCGGGTTGGTGGCCGCCAGCAGCTGCGAGTGCCCGTCGGCGTGCTGCAGACCCTCACCGGTCAGCGTGGTGCGGCCCGCCGTCGCGCCCAGCACGAAACCGCGTGTCATCTGGTCGGCCGCCGCGTACAGTCCGTCGCCCGTGCGCTGGAACCCGAACATCGAGTAGAAGATGTAGATCGGGATCATCGGCTCGCCGTGCGTGGCGTACGACGTGCCCGCCGCGGTGAACGACGCGGTGGAGCCCGCCTCGTTGATGCCCTCGTGCAGCAGCTGTCCCTGCTCGGACTCCTTGTAGGCGAGCATCAGCTGCGCGTCGACCGACGTGTAGTTCTGCCCCTGCGGGTTGTAGATCTTCGCCGTCGGGAACATCGAGTCGAGGCCGAACGTGCGCGCCTCGTCGGGGATGATCGGCACGAGCCGGTGCCCGATCTCCGGGTCCTTCGCCAGCTCGCGGACCAGCCGGACGAACGCCATCGTGGTGGCGACGTCCTGCTTGCCCGACCCCTTCCGGATGGCCTCGTACACCTTGTCACCCGGCAGCACGAGCGGCTTGGCGTTCGAGCGGCGCTCCGGCAGGTAGCCGCCGAGGGCCTGCCTGCGGCCCTTCATGTACTGGATCTCCGGCGCGTCCTCGCCGGGGTGGTAGTACGGCGGCAGCTTCGGGTCGCGCTCCAGTTCCTCGTCGCTGATCGGGATGCGCTGGGCGTCGCGGAACAGCTTGAGGTCGTCGAGCGTCAGCTTCTTCATCTGGTGGGTGGCGTTGCGGCCCTCGAACGCCGGGCCGAGGCCGTAACCCTTGATGGTGTGGGCGAGGATCACCGTCGGCTGACCGTGGTGTTCCATCGCGGCCTTGTACGCCGCGTACACCTTGCGGTAGTCGTGGCCGCCGCGCTTGAGGTTCCAGATCTGCTCGTCGGTGAGGTCCTTCACCAGGTCCTTCGTGCGCGGGTCACGGCCGAAGAAGTGCTCCCGTACGTACGCGCCGTCGTTGGCCTTGTACGTCTGGTAGTCCCCGTCGGGAGTCTGGTTCATGAGGTTCACCAGGGCGCCGTCGCGGTCGGCGTGCAGCAGCGCGTCCCACTCGCGGCCCCAGATGACCTTGATCACGTTCCAGCCCGCGCCGCGGAAGTACGCCTCCAGCTCCTGGATGATCTTGCCGTTGCCGCGTACCGGTCCGTCGAGCCGCTGCAGGTTGCAGTTGATGACGAACGTGAGGTTGTCCAGCCCCTCGCCGGCGGCCACGTGGATGAGACCCCGTGACTCGGGCTCGTCCATCTCGCCGTCACCGAGGAAGGCCCACACGTGCTGGTCGCTCGTGTCCTTGATGCCGCGTGCGTGCAGGTAACGGTTGAACCGTGCCTGGTAGATCGCGTTCATCGGGCCGAGGCCCATCGACACCGTGGGGTACTCCCAGAAGCCCGGCATCAGCCTCGGGTGCGGGTACGACGGCAGCCCGCCGCCCTCGCCGGCGTGGGAGAACTCCTGCCGGAAACCGTCGAGCTGGTCGGCGGTGAGCCTGCCCTCCAGGAAGGCCCTCGCGTAGATGCCGGGGGAGGCGTGGCCCTGGATGAAGATCTGGTCCCCGCCGCCCGAGTGGTCCTTGCCCCGGAAGAAGTGGTTGAAGCCCACCTCGTAGAGCGCTGCGGAGGAGGCGTAGGTCGAGATGTGGCCACCGACGCCCACGCCCGGCCGCTGGGCCCTGTGCACCATGATCGCGGCGTTCCAACGGATGAACGCGCGGTAGCGGCGTTCGATCTCCTCGTCGCCGGGGAACCACGGCTCGTTCTCCGTGGGAATGGTGTTGACGTAGTCGGTGGTGGTGAGCGGGGGCACGCCCACGTTGCGCTCACGGGCGCGCTCCAGCATCCTCAACATCAGGTACCTCGCGCGCTGTTGACCGCCCCTCGCCAGTGCGGCGTCGAAGGAGTCGAGCCACTCGGACGTCTCCTCCGGGTCGATGTCAGGCAAGTGCGCCGCCAGTCCGTCGCGGATGACGCGGACACGCGCCGGTGCTCCCTGGCCGGAGGCGCCTGCGGTGGCGCCGCGCCCGGCCTCGTCGTTCTGGGGGGCCAAGGGATCTCCTCGCCGAATTTCGAGTTGCTTCGAGTTGTCTGTCGTTGTCATCGTGGCTGTGGACGCCGTGTCCGTCAGCTGCTACTCTTCGGTAACATTGAGCTGTTCGTAACACCGTGTCGACTTGTGGCGGTCCTGCGGGGATACGCCGTGTGGACCGCGCCCTCCACCCTAGTTCAGACGGATGAGAGCCGGACTGTCCGGATTCGGAAAAACCGTGGTCGGCCTGCGAGTCGACGCCCCGTACGTCCCTCGGCTCCGGTCCACCACGTGAGGACTCCGGTGTGGACGGTTGCGCTTCGCGCCGTTGCGGTGTTCGCTATGCCCATCCGTGTACGTAGTGCGGTCGGTCGCGCAAGGTGAGCAACCGGAAGCGGACCGCACGTTCCCAGTTGGAGGAGTGAGAAGTCGTGGTCGCCGCGGGAGACGCTGGCCAGAACAGCGTCGCCGAAAAGCTCGGGATCAAGCCGGACATGGTGGTCCAGGAGCTGGGCTGGGACGAGGACGTCGATGAGGAGGTCCGCGCCGCCATCGAGGCTCACATCGGTGGCGAGCTACTCGACGAGGACGCCGACGAAGTCATCGACGTGGTGCTGCTCTGGTGGCGCGACGGCGACGGAGACCTCGGGGACGCGCTCGTGGACGCTCGGGTGCCGCTCGACGAGAACGGAGTCGTGTGGGTGCTGACTCCGAAGACCGGTCAGCCCGGGCACGTCGAGCCCAGTGAGATCGCCGAGGCGGTGCCCACGGTGGGCATGTCGCAGACCTCCAACCTCAGCATCGGTGAGGGTTGGACCGCCACCAGGCTCGTGCCGAGGTCGACGTCACGTCGTTGAGTCGGGGCGGCCCCGCCCACCTCGTCGGGGCCTTCGCGATAGGGTTTGCCCGGCACTTGCGTCGGCGAAAGAAGGCATCGCGTCGAGCCAGTGGCCGGATGTCGAGCCGTAATGTCGGACAAGCGAAAGGTTGTCGTGCCCATGGCCGTCGAGGTCGGTACCCAGGCCCCGGACTTCACGCTCAACGACTACAACAAGCAGCAGGTCACGCTGTCGTCGTTCCGCGGCGACAAGCCGGTGCTGCTCGTCTTCTACCCGTTCGCCTTCAGCGGCATCTGCCAGGGCGAGTTGTGCCAGCTCCGGGATGAGTACGACCAGTACCCCGGCGTGCAGGTGCTCGGTGTCTCGGTGGACACTCCCTTCGCTCTGAAGGCGTGGGCCGAGCAGCAGGGCTACCAGTTCCCGCTGCTGTCGGACTTCTGGCCGCACGGTGAGGTGGCGAAGGCGTACGGTGTGTTCAACGAGCAGGCCGGGTTGGCCCTGCGCGGTACCTTCCTGATCGACACCGAGGGTGTCGTGCGCTTCGCCGAGGTGAACCAGCCGGGTGAGGCGCGGGACCAGGAGGCGTGGAAGAAGGCGATCGCCGACCTCGGCTGACGGTCGGATCGCACCCAGAGCCGAGAGGCTCCCGGTACCACGCGGGCCGGGAGCCCTTCGGGCGCATAGCTCAGCGGGAGAGCACCTGCCTTACAAGCAGGGGGTCGCAGGTTCGAACCCTGCTGCGCCCACCGATGTGACCGGGTTCTGATCGCGGGATCCGGCGCGGACATCACTGGCCGTGGCCGTCGGGACGGCTGCCCGTCAGCGGTCCGGACTCGGCGTGTCGGTGCCGCCTGAGACCGTTTCGGCTTCCGTGTAGAGGATCTCGCGGGCCTGCTCGGCGGCGCGGGTGATGCTCTCGCCGACGAAGTCGACGAAGCGCGCGATGTTCTCCAGACGGACGGCGGCCGGGGTGCCGGGCCCGAGGATGT encodes:
- the aceE gene encoding pyruvate dehydrogenase (acetyl-transferring), homodimeric type — protein: MAPQNDEAGRGATAGASGQGAPARVRVIRDGLAAHLPDIDPEETSEWLDSFDAALARGGQQRARYLMLRMLERARERNVGVPPLTTTDYVNTIPTENEPWFPGDEEIERRYRAFIRWNAAIMVHRAQRPGVGVGGHISTYASSAALYEVGFNHFFRGKDHSGGGDQIFIQGHASPGIYARAFLEGRLTADQLDGFRQEFSHAGEGGGLPSYPHPRLMPGFWEYPTVSMGLGPMNAIYQARFNRYLHARGIKDTSDQHVWAFLGDGEMDEPESRGLIHVAAGEGLDNLTFVINCNLQRLDGPVRGNGKIIQELEAYFRGAGWNVIKVIWGREWDALLHADRDGALVNLMNQTPDGDYQTYKANDGAYVREHFFGRDPRTKDLVKDLTDEQIWNLKRGGHDYRKVYAAYKAAMEHHGQPTVILAHTIKGYGLGPAFEGRNATHQMKKLTLDDLKLFRDAQRIPISDEELERDPKLPPYYHPGEDAPEIQYMKGRRQALGGYLPERRSNAKPLVLPGDKVYEAIRKGSGKQDVATTMAFVRLVRELAKDPEIGHRLVPIIPDEARTFGLDSMFPTAKIYNPQGQNYTSVDAQLMLAYKESEQGQLLHEGINEAGSTASFTAAGTSYATHGEPMIPIYIFYSMFGFQRTGDGLYAAADQMTRGFVLGATAGRTTLTGEGLQHADGHSQLLAATNPAVVAYDPAWSFEIAHIVRDGLRRMYGETGPDGNGENVFYYITVYNEPYQQPAEPENVDVDGLLKGLYHYKSAPEGTGPKAQILVSGVAMPEALRAQRMLAEEWNVGADVWSATSWTELRREAVEVDRDNFLHPADTPRVPYVTQKLSGAEGPVVAVSDWMRAVPDLIRPWVPADMLTLGTDGFGFSDTRPAARRHFLVDAESITVGVLTMLARRGEVSQEQVVEAARKYQIHDVMAAGPQTSDSGVA
- a CDS encoding DUF3052 domain-containing protein, with protein sequence MVAAGDAGQNSVAEKLGIKPDMVVQELGWDEDVDEEVRAAIEAHIGGELLDEDADEVIDVVLLWWRDGDGDLGDALVDARVPLDENGVVWVLTPKTGQPGHVEPSEIAEAVPTVGMSQTSNLSIGEGWTATRLVPRSTSRR
- a CDS encoding peroxiredoxin, translating into MAVEVGTQAPDFTLNDYNKQQVTLSSFRGDKPVLLVFYPFAFSGICQGELCQLRDEYDQYPGVQVLGVSVDTPFALKAWAEQQGYQFPLLSDFWPHGEVAKAYGVFNEQAGLALRGTFLIDTEGVVRFAEVNQPGEARDQEAWKKAIADLG